Proteins co-encoded in one Pocillopora verrucosa isolate sample1 chromosome 1, ASM3666991v2, whole genome shotgun sequence genomic window:
- the LOC131789328 gene encoding uncharacterized protein isoform X2 has protein sequence MDSFGKEALEAHNKFRAAHQVPPLTWSTALARDAEVWAKKIAKKGRLEHDDTKDGENVFMVFGREIDGTDAVNSWYSEVKDYDFSKPGFQSNTGHFTQVVWKGSKELGIGRAKSVDGKEFVVGRYRPAGNMMRAFAENVFPSKDGPVTIPERESASKKGSVPVYQRQKHEERPPSGVETRTEEKTITLPDGTKKTVVSTVTVTLKGNDRGGYSKETVTTVSETRKQDKFARDMRTALPQDSPPTQDPKPSKSCSTAGPKAPSSVSQTGFAKQALDAHNKYRTKHKVSPLTWSDEIAKEAQAWAEKLARARKLQHATQKERKGYGENIAMFSGRFETAADEATNMWYSEVKDYRFDKPGFQGNTGHFTQVVWKESNELGMGRAQTADGKLTYVVARYNPAGNLLNHFQENVFKG, from the exons ATGGATTCTTTCGGAAAAGAAGCTTTGGAAGCTCATAATAAATTTCGCGCAGCTCACCAAGTGCCACCGCTGACATGGTCTACCGCCTTGGCGCGAGATGCTGAGGTTTGGGCAAAGAAAATCGCAAAAAAAGGTCGCCTTGAACACGACGACACAAAAGACGGAGAAAATGTATTTATGGTGTTTGGACGCGAAATTGACGGCACCGATGCTGTAAACAGTTGGTACAGCGAAGTCAAGGATTATGACTTTAGTAAACCTGGGTTTCAGTCAAACACCGGTCACTTTACGCAGGTTGTGTGGAAGGGCAGTAAAGAGCTGGGCATTGGTAGAGCTAAGAGTGTCGATGGTAAAGAGTTTGTCGTCGGTCGTTACAGGCCAGCAGGAAACATGATGAGGGCCTTCGCGGAGAATGTTTTCCCGTCCAAA GATGGGCCTGTCACAATTCCTGAGAGGGAATCAGCTTCTAAAAAGGGTTCTGTGCCTGTGTACCAGCGGCAGAAACATGAGGAAAGACCACCGAGCGGAGTGGAGACGCGGACAGAGGAAAAA ACTATTACGCTCCCAGATGGTACAAAGAAGACTGTTGTGTCCACCGTAACTGTGACCTTAAAAGGAAATG aTCGAGGTGGCTATTCTAAGGAAACCGTGACAACAGTATCGG AGACCAGAAAGCAAGACAAGTTTGCTCGAGACATGAGAACAGCACTTCCTCAAG ATTCTCCGCCTACTCAAGACCCGAAGCCTTCTAAGAGTTGTTCAACTGCAG GACCGAAAGCCCCCAGCTCTGTGTCACAAACGGGTTTTGCAAAACAGGCCCTTGATGCTCACAACAAATACCGCACCAAGCATAAAGTGTCACCACTGACGTGGTCGGACGAGATTGCAAAGGAAGCACAGGCCTGGGCCGAGAAATTGGCACGTGCACGTAAACTGCAGCACGCTACGCAAAAGGAACGTAAAGGATATGGTGAGAACATCGCCATGTTCTCTGGCAGGTTTGAAACAGCTGCTGATGAAGCGACAAACATGTGGTACAGTGAAGTCAAAGACTACAGATTCGATAAACCTGGTTTCCAAGGCAACACTGGGCATTTCACGCAAGTGGTGTGGAAGGAGAGTAATGAGTTGGGAATGGGTAGGGCCCAGACCGCTGACGGGAAGCTTACGTACGTGGTGGCAAGGTACAATCCTGCAGGAAATTTGCTCAATCatttccaagaaaatgtttttaagggatga
- the LOC131789328 gene encoding uncharacterized protein isoform X1, whose translation MDSFGKEALEAHNKFRAAHQVPPLTWSTALARDAEVWAKKIAKKGRLEHDDTKDGENVFMVFGREIDGTDAVNSWYSEVKDYDFSKPGFQSNTGHFTQVVWKGSKELGIGRAKSVDGKEFVVGRYRPAGNMMRAFAENVFPSKDGPVTIPERESASKKGSVPVYQRQKHEERPPSGVETRTEEKTITLPDGTKKTVVSTVTVTLKGNDRGGYSKETVTTVSETRKQDKFARDMRTALPQDSPPTQDPKPSKSCSTAGGPKAPSSVSQTGFAKQALDAHNKYRTKHKVSPLTWSDEIAKEAQAWAEKLARARKLQHATQKERKGYGENIAMFSGRFETAADEATNMWYSEVKDYRFDKPGFQGNTGHFTQVVWKESNELGMGRAQTADGKLTYVVARYNPAGNLLNHFQENVFKG comes from the exons ATGGATTCTTTCGGAAAAGAAGCTTTGGAAGCTCATAATAAATTTCGCGCAGCTCACCAAGTGCCACCGCTGACATGGTCTACCGCCTTGGCGCGAGATGCTGAGGTTTGGGCAAAGAAAATCGCAAAAAAAGGTCGCCTTGAACACGACGACACAAAAGACGGAGAAAATGTATTTATGGTGTTTGGACGCGAAATTGACGGCACCGATGCTGTAAACAGTTGGTACAGCGAAGTCAAGGATTATGACTTTAGTAAACCTGGGTTTCAGTCAAACACCGGTCACTTTACGCAGGTTGTGTGGAAGGGCAGTAAAGAGCTGGGCATTGGTAGAGCTAAGAGTGTCGATGGTAAAGAGTTTGTCGTCGGTCGTTACAGGCCAGCAGGAAACATGATGAGGGCCTTCGCGGAGAATGTTTTCCCGTCCAAA GATGGGCCTGTCACAATTCCTGAGAGGGAATCAGCTTCTAAAAAGGGTTCTGTGCCTGTGTACCAGCGGCAGAAACATGAGGAAAGACCACCGAGCGGAGTGGAGACGCGGACAGAGGAAAAA ACTATTACGCTCCCAGATGGTACAAAGAAGACTGTTGTGTCCACCGTAACTGTGACCTTAAAAGGAAATG aTCGAGGTGGCTATTCTAAGGAAACCGTGACAACAGTATCGG AGACCAGAAAGCAAGACAAGTTTGCTCGAGACATGAGAACAGCACTTCCTCAAG ATTCTCCGCCTACTCAAGACCCGAAGCCTTCTAAGAGTTGTTCAACTGCAG GAGGACCGAAAGCCCCCAGCTCTGTGTCACAAACGGGTTTTGCAAAACAGGCCCTTGATGCTCACAACAAATACCGCACCAAGCATAAAGTGTCACCACTGACGTGGTCGGACGAGATTGCAAAGGAAGCACAGGCCTGGGCCGAGAAATTGGCACGTGCACGTAAACTGCAGCACGCTACGCAAAAGGAACGTAAAGGATATGGTGAGAACATCGCCATGTTCTCTGGCAGGTTTGAAACAGCTGCTGATGAAGCGACAAACATGTGGTACAGTGAAGTCAAAGACTACAGATTCGATAAACCTGGTTTCCAAGGCAACACTGGGCATTTCACGCAAGTGGTGTGGAAGGAGAGTAATGAGTTGGGAATGGGTAGGGCCCAGACCGCTGACGGGAAGCTTACGTACGTGGTGGCAAGGTACAATCCTGCAGGAAATTTGCTCAATCatttccaagaaaatgtttttaagggatga